The following is a genomic window from Pseudothermotoga thermarum DSM 5069.
TGCATGCTCAACCAGTTTTTCTAAGTTCAAGTTTTCCTCAAATTGTTTTACCTTGTGAAGTTTTGGTTTTGTCTCCGGTTTTTTTGGAACAAAGATTGTACAGCAATCGGCGTATGGTTCTATGGATATTTCATAAGTTCCTATTTTCTTTGAAAGATCTATTATTTCCACTTTGTCAAAGCCTATCAATGGGCGAAGTATCGGCATACTGGCAGCTTCATCTACGGCAACTATCGATTCCATGGTCTGACTTGCCACTTGTCCAAGGCTTTCACCAGTTACAAGGACCTTTGCACCAACTTTTTTCGCGATTTGTTCTGCCACCCTGACCATCATTCTTCTCATCATTATCGTCAAATAATCGTTTGGACATTTTTCGGCAAGTTCTTTTATCACTTCGGTAAAGTTGACAACGTGAAGAACTATTTGTCCACCGTATTCGGCAAGAACTTTACAAAGTTTTATGACTTTTTCCTTTGCCCTATCGCTTGTGAAAGGGAAAGAGTGAAAGTAAACCGCTTCTAAAGTTGCACCTCTTTTCATCATTAAATACCCTGCCACTGGGCTGTCGATTCCCCCAGAAAGCAAAAGCAAAGCCTTTCCGCTGGTTCCAACCGGAAGTCCACCCGGTCCTGGTATTTTCTCACAATAAACGTAAGCTTTTTCTCTGATTTCGATGTGAACCACTACTTGGGGATTGTGAACATCAACTTTTAAACCTTGAAAATTCTTCAGTACATGTTCACCGAGAATTCTGTTTAATTCTATCGAACTGAGCGGAAAGGCTTTGTTAGCTCTTCGACTTTCTATTTTGAAAGTTTTGCCGTTTAAATCTGCTCCCATAAGTGCTTGTATTACCGTTTCTTTGATCTTTTCCAAGTCAAGATCGCTTTCAAAAGCAACCGCTGTTGTGTTTATTCCAAAAACCTTTCTCAGCCTTTTTAAAACTTCTTCTTTAGGTGCTTTGACCTTCAGATAAATTCTTCCATGCGTTTTGCTGATGTTTACATCTTCAAAATCCTTCAAAGCTTCTTTTATTCTTTTGACAAGCGTGTCTTCGAAAAACCATCTATTTTCGCCTTTCAATCCGATCTCAGAATAACTTATCAAATACAAGTTCACCTTTTTACCTCCCTGCATACTTTCTAAGTTGAGCAACTTCTTTTTTCAAAACTTCAACCGTGTAATCTATGTCTTCGAAAGTCAAAAACGGAGATAAGCTAAAGCGTATTGCACCGTCTATCTCCTCGTCTTTCTTTTTCATTGCCAAAAGCACATGGCTTTTTTGGCCTTTTTTTGACAGACAAGCAGATCCAGAGGAAACGTATATCCCATGAACTTCAAGGGTATGCAAAAGCACCTCTGATTTTACACCTAAAAACGATATGTTCAAGATGTGCGGAGCCCCGTCCTTTGGACCGTTCAAAACTGTACCATCTATTTCTGTCAAAATCCTGTTACGAAGATGATTTTTCAAATTCCTCATACGCAAGGTCCATTCTTCAAAGTTTTTAAAAACAACTTCTACAGCCGCTGAAAATCCAGCTATCCCAGGAACATTTTCGGTCCCAGGTCTTATACCTTTTTCTTGCCCCCCACCGTTGAAAAGCGGAACGATCTTGGTTTTTTCCCTGATGAACAAAGCTCCTATTCCCTTTGGACCGTATATTTTGTGTGCGCTGATGCTCAAAAGATCTATCCCTTTCAAAGAAGGCAAAAGTGGAATTTTCCCAAAAGCCTGTACCGCGTCGACGTGAAGAGTGATGTTTTCATGTCGTGAAACGATTTTGACAATCTCTTCCATAGGTTGTATCGAACCAACTTCGTTGTTGACGTACATTATGCTTACAAGAATTGTCTCTGGAGTTATCGATTTTTCAAGCTGTTCTAGGTCTACATGTCCTTCCTTGTCCACGGGTATGTAGGTTACCTTGAAACCTTCGTTTTCCAACTGTTTGAAAACCTCAAGAACGGATGGATGTTCTATTTGGCTTGTTATCAAATGGTTACCTTGTTTTCGTTTAGCGTAGGCAACACCCTTTATCGCCAAGTTGTTCGATTCAGTTCCTCCCGATGTGAAATAAATTTCACTTGGTTTTACTTGAAGAGCCTTTGCTATTTTTTCCCTTGCGTCCAACACTATTTTCTCCGCTTCAATACCTTTTCGATGAAGCGAAGATGGATTGCCATAACATACTTTTAAGGCGTTAACCATAGCCTCAATTACTTCGTCAAGAGCTTTTGTTGTGCTGCTGTTGTCAAGATACACTTCTTTCACAAAACCACCTCAAAGATATTTTTACAGAAATTAAGCCAGAAAGCAAATCCCTTTCAAGGGATTGCGATGAATGGCTATAATGTATAAGAGCAACACAGCGTTTATAATCATATCACAAGCAGCCTTCTCAAGAAAGGAGCAAGCCAAACTTGGATAAGGCTGAAAAAATAAAACAAACATTCGCTGAAACAAAATTGAAAAGACAATCTCAAAGGCTTGTTGTGTACCAGCTGAAGCTGCAGAACTTATCAAAGCACAAAGCTGAGCTTTTAAAACGGGCTTTTCTTGAAGCAAAGTGGCTGTACAACTGGTTGATTGCTGACATAAAAAGGCTGGATCTGCCGGTCCACAAGGTAAACGTTGTCGAGATAAAAGTCGGCGATAACTTTGAACACAGGGAACTGCAAGTACTAGGCAGCCAAATAAAGCAGGAAATAGCTCAGGTTATCGAAAATAATTTACGTGCGATAGCTGCGCTTAAAGCTAACGGCTATAAATTTGGCGCGTTGAAATTTAAAGAGTACGTAAACTACATACCGCTGAAGCAGTACGGAGTAACATACAAACTCGATTTTCAGCGCAACCGTGTTCACATCCAAAGACTTGGCAAGTTTAGAGTGCTTGTCTTAAAGCCGTCTGGTTACTACTTACACGTCACGTGTTACCTGCCAAAGGAATCTGACGGTCCTGTTTTTGATAAACCCATCGGTATCGATTTTGGTGTTAAAAATAAAGTAACACTGTCAAATGGCATGTGCATAGACTTTGAGATACACGAGACACTGCGGTTGAGAAGACTGCAAAGACGGCTGGCAAGAAAGAAACGCGGTTCAAACAACTACAAAAAGACGCTGCAGTTGCTACGCAGAGAGTACGAGAAAATTGCCAACAAACGCAGAGACGCGATCAACAAACTTATTGGCTTTTTAAAGATGTACAAAGTCGTCGTTTACCAGGAAGATGCAGTAGCTGGCTGGATGTCTAAATTTGGCAAGCAATTACAGGGGGCAGGGGTAGGCGGATTGAAAGCAAAGTTGAGCCACAGCCTTGCGACGTCTATCCCTGTGCCTAGATTTGAAAAGTCTACAAAGATCTGTGCAAACTGCGCAAACAACACGATCTGAAGCTGTCTGACAGGGTCATTAGATGCGATTGCGGCTGGGTAATGGACCGCGACGTTAATGCTGCGGTTGTGATTTTAAAGAAAGGGCTTGGCTTGGGCCCTGATCAAGCTCTAGGGCTGGACCGGTCCGAAGTAACGCCTGCGGAGTGGGAAGCCTCTGCCAGGGTGTTAGGGAGCAATCCCTACATCTTGGTAAGCACGCCCACGATGAAGCAGGAAGCCCATTCCTTTTAAGGAATGGGAGGAGGTCACCACATGTTTTTTCACAGTCCTTCTTCTTTAATTCGCGCAAAGCCCATTATTGCGACAACTTGCGCAACTATTGAAAGTACAGCTCCAACGAGCAAAATAAAAAGAAAAGCCGCCCACTTGTAAAGTTTTGCAACCGTTGAAAAAGTCTTTATGTTTGAACTTTCAGCTAGAATTCGATAAGCCCTCGAGAAAAATCCAAAGATTGCTATTGATAGAACCGCCATCAAAATTAAGCTTGGAACAAACCATGAAACCCATCCTTCGATGTTTTTCAACTCTTGCTGCGTTAGTCCTTCGTAGATTTTTACCAAAAAAGGAAGAGATTTACCTGCCACCACCTGTCCAAGTATGGCAAGAACGATTTGCAAGGCAACTGGCATGAAGAAAGCGGGTGCGATTTCAGCGTGTTTGAAAATTCTTGCCAAATTCAAAATTCCTGTTAAAAACAAAATGGAGCCAAAGATGGATGCAAAAACACCAAGTCCAAGATCACCAGAAAGAGTAAGTATCAATCCAACGATTATGATCCTTTTTGTAAGTTTTAAATTCAACTTCTTACCACCTCAAACTTTTTCCTTAACACCTATTTTGAACAGCTCAGCAAGACCTGGAACGACGAACAAAGAAAAGGCGGTTGTAAAAATCAGTCCAATTATTATCGTCCAAGCTATAGGAGATTCAAGCTCAGAACCCTCTGATCTGCTGAATGCAACAGGCAACAAAGCTATTATGGTTGTAAGGGTCGTCATAAGGATGGGTCTTAACCTGAGCGAAGCTGCTTCAACTATGGTCTGCCTGTATTGGTTGTTCAAAGTTGCGTAGTTTTTTATGAAACTTATCATCACAATGGAATTGTTCACAACGATTCCAACAAGCGTCAAAGCTCCGACGAGTACAGGAAGATTTAAACTGTAACCAAAAAGAATCAGCACAAAACCAATTGCAACTGCAACAATAGGAACCGTGCTGAAAATCACAAACGGCACGACAAAGGATTCAAACAAAGCGCTCAAAAGCATGAAAACCAAAATTGCGGCCGTTATTACGATGATCCTAAACTGTTCAAACAGAACGTCCATCGAGGCTTTCTGACCCGCTAAGGAGTAGGTTATACCATCAAGGTTGACTGATTGCAAAACTTGCTGCGTGATTTTCACCAAATCCGACGTTGACAAATGTGATTGAACTATGTCGACATAAACAACTCTTTCACCGTTTTTATGCTCTATGCTGTTGAAAACTTTTTTCTTTGTCACGTCGGAAACTGCGCTCAGTGGAACATCTCTTCCAGCTGAACCTTTGAGCATCACCGATTCAAGTTGGTTTATTCTTTCAAGATTTGCGTAATTCAAATAAACAGGTAGAACGCCGTGCTCAGTTTGCAATGTTCCAATGGATTTTCCAAGTGTGTAATATTGAAGCTCCATGAAAACCTGCCCAGGTACAAGTCCAGAAAAGATCGTTCTGTCTCTTGCAAGCTCAACGTAAACAGTTTCAATCTTGGCTTCCCCACGTATTGAAACTTGACCAACGTTTTTACTTGAAAGTTTGTCACAAATTTCTTGCGCTTTTTCCATCAAAGCGTTCAAATCTTTGCCAATTAACTCTATCGTCAATGGATAACCGAAAATCTCGGCAAGGTAATTACCGCTTCCAAATTCAAGCCTTAGTCCCACAAATTCTGCTTGCTTTAAGTCCTCAACAAGTTGCGATGCCTTCTTTACATATTCACTTCTTTTGCCTTTCAACCACACATTTATGTAGGCTTTGTTTTCAGAGGCACCACCTATGATCTGTGAAAATTGGCTTGTTATCCCTATATCTGCATAAACCGCTTGAACGTTGTATTTGTCTTTATTTTTCAGTATGAAATCCTCGACCTGCTTGACTAGCTTAGACATCTTTTCGTAAGAAACCTGCTCGTCTGCCAAAGCCGTTATGGTAACAACGTTGTTGGCAAATTCTGGGATAAAGCTTCTCTTAGCGTTAAGCACATACCAACCTGATATGACAACCAAAAAGATTGTAACTGCGATCAAAATCCACTTCTTATCCAAAGCTTTTGAAAGTGCTTGCTTGTAAAAGCCAAGAACCTTTTCGTAAGAGCTTGTTTTATACGCCTTTATCCAACGTGAACCAGCTGGCACCAAAACACCAGCCACAGCGAGCGATGAACCTAAAGCAAGACTGAGCGTGGCGGCAAAGTATTTGAACATGCTTGCAGCAAAACTCTGCGTGAAAACAAGCGGCAAAAAGACTATAACCGTTGTCGCGGTCGAAGCGAATATTGCCATAAAAACTTCCGAAGTTCCCCTTCCAGCAGCTTCAACGTAATCTTTACCAATGGATTTGTACCTGTAGATGTTCTCAAAAACAACGATAGCGTTGTCAACCAGCATTCCAACGGCCATCGTTAAACCACCAAGTGTGAGCATGTCGAAGTTCAAATTGAAAAAGTACATGAGCACGATTGCCACGACCAAAGAGAGTGGGATGCTCAGCGCAACAATTGCAGTGCTTACAAAATCAAGCACGAAAATTAAAACAACCAAAGAAGCGCTTATTAGTCCAAGTACCAAATCTCTTAGCAAACTCCTTATAGCTCTTTCCGTGTAAAGCGATTGGTCTATCAAGCTTGTGTATGGAACCTTTAGTTCATTCAAGAGTTTTTTGACTTGTCTGACTGTTTGAA
Proteins encoded in this region:
- a CDS encoding efflux RND transporter permease subunit — its product is MNIAKAAAKRPVAVLMLLLAIVALSYLAFQRLHLELIPQVEYPYAAVFATYMGAGTEEIEELVTKPLEKVIATVPGVKNFTSVSQPGLSLILVEYEWGVDVLAVSSRLERYLNIAQAQLPEGVRPTVVEFDPSLLPVFAFSTLEDPERFIQQLKRLPDVAGVEVLGTGEKVVRITVDPQKVRQFQIDPSLMEMFLSGNFVYPMGTLKDENGNVYTVTVDGRFKDIDELKMAIVGFRGLTYQMATTGQMPRLLVPVRLHQVADVEVVERNVRGTVRVNGEEAKVIVVRKRSGANTVQTVRQVKKLLNELKVPYTSLIDQSLYTERAIRSLLRDLVLGLISASLVVLIFVLDFVSTAIVALSIPLSLVVAIVLMYFFNLNFDMLTLGGLTMAVGMLVDNAIVVFENIYRYKSIGKDYVEAAGRGTSEVFMAIFASTATTVIVFLPLVFTQSFAASMFKYFAATLSLALGSSLAVAGVLVPAGSRWIKAYKTSSYEKVLGFYKQALSKALDKKWILIAVTIFLVVISGWYVLNAKRSFIPEFANNVVTITALADEQVSYEKMSKLVKQVEDFILKNKDKYNVQAVYADIGITSQFSQIIGGASENKAYINVWLKGKRSEYVKKASQLVEDLKQAEFVGLRLEFGSGNYLAEIFGYPLTIELIGKDLNALMEKAQEICDKLSSKNVGQVSIRGEAKIETVYVELARDRTIFSGLVPGQVFMELQYYTLGKSIGTLQTEHGVLPVYLNYANLERINQLESVMLKGSAGRDVPLSAVSDVTKKKVFNSIEHKNGERVVYVDIVQSHLSTSDLVKITQQVLQSVNLDGITYSLAGQKASMDVLFEQFRIIVITAAILVFMLLSALFESFVVPFVIFSTVPIVAVAIGFVLILFGYSLNLPVLVGALTLVGIVVNNSIVMISFIKNYATLNNQYRQTIVEAASLRLRPILMTTLTTIIALLPVAFSRSEGSELESPIAWTIIIGLIFTTAFSLFVVPGLAELFKIGVKEKV
- the thiI gene encoding tRNA uracil 4-sulfurtransferase ThiI; protein product: MNLYLISYSEIGLKGENRWFFEDTLVKRIKEALKDFEDVNISKTHGRIYLKVKAPKEEVLKRLRKVFGINTTAVAFESDLDLEKIKETVIQALMGADLNGKTFKIESRRANKAFPLSSIELNRILGEHVLKNFQGLKVDVHNPQVVVHIEIREKAYVYCEKIPGPGGLPVGTSGKALLLLSGGIDSPVAGYLMMKRGATLEAVYFHSFPFTSDRAKEKVIKLCKVLAEYGGQIVLHVVNFTEVIKELAEKCPNDYLTIMMRRMMVRVAEQIAKKVGAKVLVTGESLGQVASQTMESIVAVDEAASMPILRPLIGFDKVEIIDLSKKIGTYEISIEPYADCCTIFVPKKPETKPKLHKVKQFEENLNLEKLVEHALAETEVIKI
- a CDS encoding transposase; amino-acid sequence: MDKAEKIKQTFAETKLKRQSQRLVVYQLKLQNLSKHKAELLKRAFLEAKWLYNWLIADIKRLDLPVHKVNVVEIKVGDNFEHRELQVLGSQIKQEIAQVIENNLRAIAALKANGYKFGALKFKEYVNYIPLKQYGVTYKLDFQRNRVHIQRLGKFRVLVLKPSGYYLHVTCYLPKESDGPVFDKPIGIDFGVKNKVTLSNGMCIDFEIHETLRLRRLQRRLARKKRGSNNYKKTLQLLRREYEKIANKRRDAINKLIGFLKMYKVVVYQEDAVAGWMSKFGKQLQGAGVGGLKAKLSHSLATSIPVPRFEKSTKICANCANNTI
- a CDS encoding cysteine desulfurase family protein, which gives rise to MKEVYLDNSSTTKALDEVIEAMVNALKVCYGNPSSLHRKGIEAEKIVLDAREKIAKALQVKPSEIYFTSGGTESNNLAIKGVAYAKRKQGNHLITSQIEHPSVLEVFKQLENEGFKVTYIPVDKEGHVDLEQLEKSITPETILVSIMYVNNEVGSIQPMEEIVKIVSRHENITLHVDAVQAFGKIPLLPSLKGIDLLSISAHKIYGPKGIGALFIREKTKIVPLFNGGGQEKGIRPGTENVPGIAGFSAAVEVVFKNFEEWTLRMRNLKNHLRNRILTEIDGTVLNGPKDGAPHILNISFLGVKSEVLLHTLEVHGIYVSSGSACLSKKGQKSHVLLAMKKKDEEIDGAIRFSLSPFLTFEDIDYTVEVLKKEVAQLRKYAGR
- a CDS encoding DUF996 domain-containing protein — protein: MNLKLTKRIIIVGLILTLSGDLGLGVFASIFGSILFLTGILNLARIFKHAEIAPAFFMPVALQIVLAILGQVVAGKSLPFLVKIYEGLTQQELKNIEGWVSWFVPSLILMAVLSIAIFGFFSRAYRILAESSNIKTFSTVAKLYKWAAFLFILLVGAVLSIVAQVVAIMGFARIKEEGL